The genomic DNA AGCCTATTTGGAATGAACGTTATTTAGAAGTGTACAAACAAGACACCAAAGTTGAAGAAATAGCCGCTAGCACGTTAGGCCATTGTCACTGGTTAGAAAACACCCTACCCATGTCTATATTTGGTTTAGCGATTTGGTCCGCGGTGTTCGCCGATGTTCCTGGGGTTTGGCACCACCCGTTTCAATCCAAACCAACGGATCTATATGAAGAAACTTTTTATGCAAAAAGAGACCATTGCTTTCAATCTATTTTTGCACAAAATAAATCTCAGCTACGTGGGTCTTTGGTATCGATGTGGCAAGAAAAGCAAGGTATCAGCAATCCTTTTGTTCACTGGAAACATTTAACACTTGAGCTCGTGTTAAGTTGCTTTGACGCACTCAGCCTCGAACAATGGCATGGCGTATTCAAACATATTCTTACGGATATAAAACACCACCGCTCTGGTTTCCCCGATTTATTTCAACGAACCTTGCATGAGTATGAGTTTATTGAAATAAAAGGTCCTGGCGATAAGCTTCAGGATAATCAAGTGGCCTGGTTAAAAGTTTTTAATGACTTAAACATCAATGCAAGCGTTTGCTATGTCAGCTACTTGTGAACGCAAAACCTATAAAATCAATGTTCGTGCATTGGCCGATTTTTGCCAAACAGAAGGCGATTTAATCAGTCAGTACCGAGCATCACCCAGCAGTCTTGAAGGTCAATTTGGGCATCGCGCTATTCAAAACAAACGCCCAAAGCCTTATCAACCCGAAGTATCTGTATCGGTGCAATGGCAAGCTCCGCATTTTGATTTACGCGTTTCTGGTAGAGTCGATGGTGTTTTTCATAGTGGTATTGAAGAAATAAAAACGACTCGAATCCCACCCAGTGAAATCCCACCTACCACCAAAGCCTTGAACCTGTCCCAAGCAAAAATTTACGCCGCAATTTTAGCCAACCAGAGTTTTGACAACAGAAAGTCTATAGACGTATGCGTTTGCTACGTGCACCCACAAACACTGCAAGAATGGCCAGAGACCCAAACGTTTCAGAAACAGGATCTCATTGATTATTTAGTTTTATGTTGCGCGCGCTATGAGGATTGGCTGGAACAAAAGCATTCTCATTTTAAAGCCTTAATCCCTTACCTCGATTCACTTGCATTTCCATATTCTGCCATGAGACAGGAACAGCGATTAATGGCTGAAAGCGCCTATAAATCGATATTAACCCAGAAGCACTTGTGTGTAGAAGCACCCACCGGCACGGGTAAAACATTAGCCTCGCTATTCCCTGCAATTAAGGCGCTGAAAACTCCAGTCATTGACAGCGTATTTTATTTGTCCATGAAAAATACGGGCCAAGTAGCGGCATGGGACAGCCTAAAGCAACTAGACCCGAGCGCTAGAATAAATGCCATTCAATTGTCGTCAAAAGACAGTGCTTGCTTATCGCCAGAGACGCCATGCGACGGAGAGTTCTGTGAATTCGCCCGTGGCTATTTTAGAAAAAGATCCCAGATCAGGCATTTATTTTTTAGCCATAAGCATTGGACAAAAGCCGCTTTGATGGAAATAGGCTTAGAGAATGAAATTTGCCCTTATTACTTGAGTCAAGATTGGGCAATTTGGTCTGATATTGTCGTCGGCGATATCAACTACATTTACGACACGACGGCTGTTCAGCCTTATTTACTCAAAGAAATAGATAACCGTGCCACCATTTTGATAGACGAAGCTCACAACTTAATTGAACGTGGCCGAATGATTTATTCGACCGAATTTTTAGGTGCATCATTACAAGCGCTGCTAAAACTATGCCCAAGTAACATTAAAAAGAACCTGGCCAAGATTCAGAGTGCGCTTAGAACCTGTTGTAAAGATAAACAACAGGAAATAACCTCTATTTCGCCGGAGTCGTTAATTGGGCAAGCGCGTCAGTTTGTCAGTGACAGTGCCGCCTTGCTCAGAGAGTCACCGTCGTTTGTTCCTCCCATAGAGTGGCAGCAATTTATTTTTATGTGTTCTCGGTTTGTACGCTTAAGTGAGTTGGCCAATGAACAAGATTTTGTATGGCGTTATAATGATGGCCAACCCGCGGATCGTAAGATTGAATTGTTATGCTTAAACCCAGCAACGTTGCTGGCGCAAAAACACAATATTGTAAACAACGTTATCGCTTTCTCAGCCACCTTAACACCGGCCAACTACTCATTGACACTCAATGGCTTAAGTGAAAGCGTGTACCAACAATTGCCTTCACCTTTTTCGCCGCAGCAACATAGAGTAAAAATTGTACGAGACGTTTCAACCAGATATACCGACCGCAATGAATTGCCGCAAACCATAAAGAACTTACTGCAGAGTTACAGCCTTAACGAGAAGAATACTTTTGTGTTCTTCTCAAGTTACCTGCAGCTTAAATCATGTACGGCGGTATTAGAGATCAACGAGAACAAATGTATTATCCAACAACGTTCGTGGACACAAGAAGATAAAAACGCCGTTATAAATCGCTTTAAAAACGAACAGGGCCTCAGTTTATTTTGTGTACTCGGCGGCGTGTATTCAGAAGGCGTCGACTTACCAAACGCTCAATTAGAGCAAGTAATTATCGTAGGACCAGGATTACCACAAGTTAATGACCTCAACAATCGCATCAAAATGGCACTCAGCCAAAGAGGAATGCCAGGTTTTGACTACACATACCTTTTTCCCGGGCTTCAAAAAGTTTTGCAAGCGGCCGGTCGTGCCGTTAGAACCGAAAATGATATCGGCGACATTGTCTTAATTGATGATCGATTCATTCAATATTGGAAGAACGGCTTACTGCCTAGTTACTGGCACATCGAAGATTGCTCTATTGCGAAATGGACGAGTCATCAATCAGATTCAGACTGATAGGGCTCTTGTTCGAAATTCAAAATAGAGTCTCGCAAATGATCATAGCTATTATGCGTAAGTTCATCGTCTTGATTCAAAATATCCTCCGCCAGCATTTCTAATTCGGTCCAATCACTTTCTGTTAATAATTCTTGAGCCAAAGGGAATAAGACGGTTTCCTCAGCATCTAAGTGCAACATTTGCCGGGTTAAGTAAATTGTCGCCGTTTGATAAAGTTGCGCAACTGGCACACGGCCATCGGTAGTCACTCGACGAAATGCCACCTTTAACTCTTCAGTTAATTGCTCTAACCCATCATGCTCACTCAATACACCAACAATGTGGCTAGGGTGTGGTGGAGCACGCTGTAACATTCGCTTAAAAATAATGTCTTCTACGGGGTGGTGCCAACGTTCAGGTACAAAGGAGATGTAATCTAGAATGTCTAATATTTGCGAAGAGTTAAATACAAAATCGAGGTTTTCAAAGCCTTTTATTTGCATTTGAAGGCAATATAGAATCCGCGCCATAACTTTATGGTCGGCATTGAGTTGTTGAAGAAGTGCAACCCCCATAAGCGCTCCGTGGTAAGAGAATTATAGAAGTGTAACGGGCTGCCTAAAAGATGCGTTGACTTAAATCAATCTGAACTGCGTACGGTTTTGTTTCGGCCACCCTCTTTAGCCTTGTACAATGCCTGATCTGCTGCTTCGATCCATTCGCTATGCTCAGTGAATTTTTCAGACCAAGCGGA from Reinekea marina includes the following:
- a CDS encoding ATP-dependent DNA helicase — protein: MSATCERKTYKINVRALADFCQTEGDLISQYRASPSSLEGQFGHRAIQNKRPKPYQPEVSVSVQWQAPHFDLRVSGRVDGVFHSGIEEIKTTRIPPSEIPPTTKALNLSQAKIYAAILANQSFDNRKSIDVCVCYVHPQTLQEWPETQTFQKQDLIDYLVLCCARYEDWLEQKHSHFKALIPYLDSLAFPYSAMRQEQRLMAESAYKSILTQKHLCVEAPTGTGKTLASLFPAIKALKTPVIDSVFYLSMKNTGQVAAWDSLKQLDPSARINAIQLSSKDSACLSPETPCDGEFCEFARGYFRKRSQIRHLFFSHKHWTKAALMEIGLENEICPYYLSQDWAIWSDIVVGDINYIYDTTAVQPYLLKEIDNRATILIDEAHNLIERGRMIYSTEFLGASLQALLKLCPSNIKKNLAKIQSALRTCCKDKQQEITSISPESLIGQARQFVSDSAALLRESPSFVPPIEWQQFIFMCSRFVRLSELANEQDFVWRYNDGQPADRKIELLCLNPATLLAQKHNIVNNVIAFSATLTPANYSLTLNGLSESVYQQLPSPFSPQQHRVKIVRDVSTRYTDRNELPQTIKNLLQSYSLNEKNTFVFFSSYLQLKSCTAVLEINENKCIIQQRSWTQEDKNAVINRFKNEQGLSLFCVLGGVYSEGVDLPNAQLEQVIIVGPGLPQVNDLNNRIKMALSQRGMPGFDYTYLFPGLQKVLQAAGRAVRTENDIGDIVLIDDRFIQYWKNGLLPSYWHIEDCSIAKWTSHQSDSD
- a CDS encoding hemerythrin domain-containing protein; its protein translation is MGVALLQQLNADHKVMARILYCLQMQIKGFENLDFVFNSSQILDILDYISFVPERWHHPVEDIIFKRMLQRAPPHPSHIVGVLSEHDGLEQLTEELKVAFRRVTTDGRVPVAQLYQTATIYLTRQMLHLDAEETVLFPLAQELLTESDWTELEMLAEDILNQDDELTHNSYDHLRDSILNFEQEPYQSESD